TCAATGTTTTGCGCTGTGATCAACTCTATGGCTTCAAACAGAGTCATCGGTTTGGCGACAGCAATATCTTCTGGTTCCAGGGTACGAGGAAATCGCCAGTGGCGATCAGGTGTGATGTATGCAATTTGAAATTCATAGCGCGATGGCTCTGCTGTTGCTGTTAGACAATCTTGAGCATAAAGGCGTGACAAATTACAGTAAAAATCATTGTGGGCAGACCCAACTAAATGAAGAATACGAAGTAATGGCATGATTCATCTTCCTATGTGATTTAAGGCTGTAACTGGAGTTTAGTAGTTCATGAAACGATTTATAAAAGCTTTAATTGCATTTGATTTTTACTACTGTCTCTGAGATGAAAATAGCCTTTTAATCGCCGCCTAATTCCACCAATTTGCCAATGTTGAAGTCTATTTTTACCCATCCTTTAAGTTGTTGCAGATTCTTGAGCAAAAGTAGAGGAATTTGCCAGTGATGCAAGGTCAAAAATGGTATGGGGTCATCAAGACAGTAAATAGCATCAGTACCCCGCACTAGGGTATTAACAGCCGTTTGCAATTGTTTCCCGGAACGGATACCAGTTAGTCGCCAGATTTCGTGATATATCCAGTAAGTGGGTTTGCTACTTGCTAAAGGTTCCACCGGTGCAGCTAAAGGAGTTTTCCCAAAATAGGCATCTGCCACACCAGGATGATTGTAGAACATTGTGATTGCCGAATGAGTACGGGGGTTGCATTCAATGGCGTAAACTGTACCGTCTTCGGCTTGGATAAAGTCGAAAGAAATTTGTCCAGTCAGTTGCAAATTCTTGACGAAGTGTTGCACCCATTGACGGATTTGGGGATTTTCGACGTTTTCATAGTTGATTTGAAACGCCGAAGAGTTGCAACAGCAATGCAATCTTAATTCTCCATCTCGCACTGTACTATGGGTACAGAACTCCTTACCAGGAATAAACTCTTGCATAATCCAAGGTGTTTCTGGACTGATGGGTAAACTGTTGACAAAGGCTGCTGTCTCTTCTGGGGTGTCGCAGGGAAGTTTGGTTAAATTTAAGCGGCGAACGGAGTCGTAAGCAATACTTTTAAGAATATATTTGCGGGTTTCTTGACTAAAATCAAAATCGATAACCTGTTGAGGATTTGTGATTTTAAAAGACTTGGGAACAGATAAACCCAGCGATCGCGCTTGATCCGTAAAGGCAAATTTATCATCTAGCATCTTAGTGATATCTGGATCAAAGTGCAAAACTTCGCAGTATTCTGCTAGTGCAGGCTTTGCTAAAGAGTCGTAGTAACTAGCGATAGGACTGCATACAGGTACATAAATGTCAACTTTTTCCTTTTTAACAATTTCTACTAGGGACTGAATATAGCCTTCTGGGTCTGATTGCGGAGCCTGGACTGTATAAAAACGACTCACGGCTTGAGAAAATCTATGCCCAGACAACCAGTATTTATGACTTTCAATCAGAATAACTCTGTGTCCGCCTGCATGAAAGCAGCGAGCCAGTTGCAATGCTTTGGTCATCTTGGCTCCACTCACCAAGATAGTCTGAGGAGGAGTAGCCACTCTGCTGCTTTTGGTAAACGGCGATCGCACAATGCCCCACAATAAAGATATCAACACTATCAAAGCATTGAATGGCAAGGCGATTAATAATAATGTCAGTGTACCCAGAGTCTTGAATAGAGCCACTATCTTTTGCCTCACACCCCTTGAAGGCGTTGTCGATGGAAGTAGAGATACAAAAATCGATTGTGCCATAAGTTTTTCAAATTATAAGGAGATGAGGGAGATGAGCAAGTAGGGGAGATGAGGGAGTAGTCAAAAATCTTGCAAAAGTCCTCTAACACCCCACCCCCAGTCCCTAAGCGCAAGCGCTTAGGGGAGAATTTGCTTTAGGGTAGGGTTCTTATTTTTTTATTTATGCAAGAGGTCTATGATTAACCCCTCATCCTCCTTATCGCCCTCAATTATGCTACCCGTCTAATCAAGGTCACACCATCTCGTATGGGTAGCAAAACTTGCTCTACACGAGGATCGGCGGCGACAACAGCGTTGAACTGAGCGATCGCTTCACCGTTGGCGGTGCGTTGTTCTGGTGGTAGGTAAACTTGTCCTTGTAACAATGTATTATCCACGCAAATTAACCCGTCGGGACTTAGCAAGCTACTATCCAAGATGGTTTGAAAGTACTTTACATACTCCTTTTTATCGGCATCAACGAAGATTAAATCAAATGATTCTTTTGTTGCTGCTAGTTTGTGGAGTGTCTCTAGGGCTGGTGTTACTTCGACGACGATTTTGTGGCCGTGGACAGACTCGTCAAAGCAAGCTTGAGCAAATTGGGCGACATAGGGGTCTACCTCACAAGCTATGAGTTGCCCATCGCTTGGTAATGCTTCTGCCATTGCCAAAGCCGAATACCCTGTAAACATTCCTAATTCTAGAATGCGCTTGGCCTTGGTCATGTGAACAAACATTTTTAATGTCTGTCCTTCAAGATGTCCTGACAGCATTTCCTGTTCTAGTTGACGGACTGTTTCCCCATCACTAAAGCGTTTGCTCCAGTCTTCAAGGCTAGTTTTTTGCGCCAATGCTGTTAATGCGCTCGATTCTGGGGTGGTGTAATCATCCAAGTAGGGATCTAAACCCGCTGCTAATTGAACTGCTTGCCACAGAGAATCTAATATCTCTGGGGGAATGTTGTTCTCTTTTGCTAATTTCAGGGTTTGCTGTAACTGGGCAACTAAGATGCTGTGTGGCGTGATTGGTCTAGCTGTTGGGAGTTTTACAACACTCGTCATATCTTCACACCCCTAATAGTTGAGCTTCTTCAGTTTCAATGTAGGCATCAACGCCTTTGCCACCACGAGGATATGTAGCACAAAGACGTTTGTGTTCAGCTAAAGCAGCATCAAGTTCTTGACGAGTCAAATCGTTGACAAAGAAGCACTCACCAATAGGACGAGGCATGGCGGCGCGTTGTTTGCCATCTCGTGTTAGGGTAATAGATTGGGTAGCATACCAGAGTAAATCTTCATCTAGTAGAGGATGATCGAGTGATAGACCTATACGACTCATCAAGTCTAGAATGCGATCGCGCTCTTGTGTGGGAATGTAGCCTCGTTGTGCTGCAATGGTTGCAGATAAAGCCATATCTATATTGACGGCATGACCATGATATAGGGGTACACGCGGCGCTAATTCTAGGGTAGGACTCCAAGTGTGGCCGTAAGCAATGACGCGATCAAGGTCTATTTCATGTAAGTTAGGAGTCTCTAACTCCAACATAGTTTTGATGGCTTCGTAGTTGACTTTATGGGCAATCTCTTTGATTTCTGGTGTACCATTCACATGTCCAAAGTGAGTGGAAAGCAGTTCTTCGCCATACTTGTATAGTAGTTCAAAGACTTGTGAGTTAGCAACTACAGCAATTTTTACTAATTCTGCCATCCCATTACGAACTTGAACCGTTGGCAAGGTTTGCAAAAATGAGAAATCGAGAATCACTTTTAAAGGTGCATGATATGCTCCCAAGCGATTTTTTAACTTGTGATGATTCACCGCTACCTTAATTGCTACACCTGCATCGATTAAGCCTATTAAGGTCGTAGGAATGCGAATGTAGTTACTCTTGCGACGGTAAGCAGCGCAAGCAAACCCAGCTACATCAGTAATTAGACCACCACCGATAACCAAGACTGGTTCTTTACGAACTAAGCCAAAGTCTGAAAAAGCGTCAACAATTTTTTCAAAAGTTGCAATGGTTTTATCCGGCTCTGTAATGATGATGGGAAATACTGTTAGTTCAATGTCATAGTGTCTAAAATATGACCTAATCTGCTCGCCATACAGTTCATACACATTGGCATCAATCACAGTCAGACAGCGACCAAATTTCCCATAGCTATCTGCAATTTCTCGGTTTTTAATGTCAAATGCACCGTTTACATAGATCAGACTAAAATCGATTTTTTCGTAACCTTGTACGTGAAATTCAGTTTCTTTCGCTTCAAAACTTGCTTGAACTGTATTCATGTCTGTTGACCTTTATTCAAACTAAAAAATTGTGGGATTTTGGTAGTACAGGAATACTATTTGATTTTTGAATTACACCTAAGCTAGACAATGCCAAGCAAAACCAAGGTGTGTAAGGCATAGCCCTACCCACAGATACTTAGACATGTTCAAAAATCAAACCGGATTCCTATAGTTCCGATTTACTCTATTGAATGTTTATTAACACTACCCACAACAAAAGCCTAACACGAGGTTTTTTCTTAACTTCGTGCCATTCGACTTATGTATGTAACTTTAGTTTACACTTTTTATGTAGAAATGTTAACTTTTTTGAGAATTTTAACGGGCATCACGCTATGTAATACAGAAAAGCATAACTTGTAGTGCCAGGAAACCCAGTCGTGACAAGGCTTGGAGCTTAGAGTACTTTTATGAAAGTCCACCTACGTGGACTATGCAAAATCTTGATTTTCCTGCCCAGGTACAGGCTACCCTACAGAAAGCCGCTCCCTCTTCGCTGTTCGTGTAGTCAGCGGTCTGAAGGCTTTTGGGATTTGAAATCGCGGGACTAGTCCTAGCCCATTGCTGATTACCTCGTGCCCATAGCCCCTCAATACTGCGTAGGTTTTGGAATTTCTTGGTTGAGGCAAGCTCTTGGAGCAGGGGGAGAAATGGAGGCTGGCGTTGAGTTTTGCCTCCCCTGCTTCCCCTGCCTCCCCTGCCTCCCCTGCAAATCCTACGCAGTATGATAAAACTTTAAACAAAATATAGTCTAGCAGAGTCAGATATAGTCTAAAAGACAGTCCTAATGAAATTATCTGATTATGCTAAAACCTTGGGGATTTCGTACCTTACCGCTTGACGACATTACAAAGCAGGTAAAATACCATATCCAACAGAACAACTTCCCACGGGTACGGTAATTGTTGATGACGACCCGAAAAAGATATCAGGGCAAAGCGCAAAACCGAAAAAATTGTAGAAGCCTTAAATTCTCCAACAGATTGATTAAGTTTTCTAGTCAAGCATATCTTACTGTATCTTGAATGATATACTAATTTCATTGCCAAAGTTGATCAATACTTTGACTACGCTCAGTATAAATATGCGTCAAGTAGAAAAGCACATAATCAAAGAAGGACATGACTGGTTTGATTATTGTAGTGACATTACCACTATTTCTCGACAGCTTTATAACACTGCTCAATTCACTCAACGCCAAGGTTTTTTCTACGGATGGGGAACTCAATCACAAGCTAGCTTAGACACTTTATTTAAACAAAACGAGAACTACAAAGCAATAAGCGCAAAAGTAGCTCAACTCGTATTAAAACAGAATGCAGATGCGTGGATTGCTTACTACAAAGCATTAGTGGCTTACAAACTTGAACCAACTAAGTTCACTGGTAGACCAAAACCACCTAATTATGTTGATGATAAGAACCTGATTAAGTTTAACAATCAAGCCATTGGTAAAAGAGAATTTAGTAAAGGTTCGGTTGTCCCGTCAATGTCGCCAATCAGAATCCCGGTAAAGCCTGGACTAAGATTTGAGGACTTGTGCGAAGTGCGAATTGTCCCAAAAACTGGATGCTTCGTTATCGAAATAGTCTATGAAATTACCGAGTTGTCAGAGTTTTTTTGTAGTTTGAATCCTGAACTGAATGCGGCGATAGACATAGGCTTAGACAATCTAGCGACGATTGTTTTCAACGACTTTAGCGAACAGCCAATTATCGTAAACGGGAAACCATTAAAATCAGCCAACCAATTTTATAACAAGCAGATTGCCAAGTTTCGAGGTTTTCTGCCTCATGGTAAAGCTAAATCAAGGCGAATCGCAAATATCGTCCGCAACCGTAATCAATTTATAGATTCATATTTGCATCAAGCCACAAAAATGATTGTGGATCAACTTCTATCTCTTGGTGTAACTCACGTCTCAATCGGGAAAAACGAACAATGGAAAACACGTCTTAATTTAGGTAAACGTACAAACCAAAGCTTTATTCAAATACCACATGCTAAATTTATCGAGATACTGACTTATAAATTAGTTAGAGTCGGTATTACCGTTAAGGTAGCAGAAGAATCTTACACAAGTAAGGCTTCAGCGATTGATTGGGACATCATCCCAACTTATCAACCTAACAACAAGATCAAGCATGTATTCTCAGGAAAACGTGTCAAACGTGCGTGGTATATCAGTAAAGATGGTTTGAAGATTCATGCTGACGTGAACGCAGGGTACAACATCGGCAGAAAAAGTAATCCTGAAGGGTTTGACTGTCTCCAGTCTATTCTAAGGGATAGGGGGTGTCTGGTAGTACATCCAAGGCGGATAACTCCACTATTTAAGCGTGTCCATGCTGAAAGTAGAGTCGCTTAAAGCTAAATTGCATAAGTCTGACTATATTTGACTATGTGATTTGGAACTATTGCATAGCCCCTTGCCTGCTATACATACAACAAATACAAGATTTTATTTCTACGTTGAGAGGTAAATCTACAAATTTGATTTCAGCCCTTAGATTTATGAATTCCTGACAAACAATGCTTATAGTTAAGTTCTTAGGTGATGAACCACCTAAAAACGTAAGTGAGGCTAAGAATCATGTCAAATCAAATAATTGCATCCGAGTTGTGTGCAGAGTTATCAGAAGGACAACAAGAGGTTGTCACCGGCGGTGCCGACTTTGAGTTGAGCGGTAGTAATTACGCTAACAGACTAGCTAATTTACAAGGTTTCACCACTTCCGGTCCAAATGGTAGCACGGGCAACTCTATAGGTCAAACTTCGGCTGTCAATACCGCTTCTCAAGATTTATTGGGATTGGGCGTGGCACAACTTCCTACAGGAATTGGTGCATTGGGTGCAGCACCAACAATCACTGGTTTAGCACAACCTGCTCAAGGTCCTGCCACAGTAGGCACCGGTCTTGGTCAATAGGCGGACATATCTACTCCGCCAAGCCCTTGAACCATTCCCACAGCCGACCGCTTCGCCTATTTAGTTCGGGAATGGTGGGTGGGGGTTCTCATAAAACCTTGTGGGATGCGGGAAACTCAGTGGCTTCTGCGATCTTTACAGTATTTTCCTA
The Gloeotrichia echinulata CP02 DNA segment above includes these coding regions:
- a CDS encoding CTB family bacteriocin, translating into MSNQIIASELCAELSEGQQEVVTGGADFELSGSNYANRLANLQGFTTSGPNGSTGNSIGQTSAVNTASQDLLGLGVAQLPTGIGALGAAPTITGLAQPAQGPATVGTGLGQ
- a CDS encoding transposase, translating into MRQVEKHIIKEGHDWFDYCSDITTISRQLYNTAQFTQRQGFFYGWGTQSQASLDTLFKQNENYKAISAKVAQLVLKQNADAWIAYYKALVAYKLEPTKFTGRPKPPNYVDDKNLIKFNNQAIGKREFSKGSVVPSMSPIRIPVKPGLRFEDLCEVRIVPKTGCFVIEIVYEITELSEFFCSLNPELNAAIDIGLDNLATIVFNDFSEQPIIVNGKPLKSANQFYNKQIAKFRGFLPHGKAKSRRIANIVRNRNQFIDSYLHQATKMIVDQLLSLGVTHVSIGKNEQWKTRLNLGKRTNQSFIQIPHAKFIEILTYKLVRVGITVKVAEESYTSKASAIDWDIIPTYQPNNKIKHVFSGKRVKRAWYISKDGLKIHADVNAGYNIGRKSNPEGFDCLQSILRDRGCLVVHPRRITPLFKRVHAESRVA
- a CDS encoding ATP-grasp domain-containing protein, which produces MAQSIFVSLLPSTTPSRGVRQKIVALFKTLGTLTLLLIALPFNALIVLISLLWGIVRSPFTKSSRVATPPQTILVSGAKMTKALQLARCFHAGGHRVILIESHKYWLSGHRFSQAVSRFYTVQAPQSDPEGYIQSLVEIVKKEKVDIYVPVCSPIASYYDSLAKPALAEYCEVLHFDPDITKMLDDKFAFTDQARSLGLSVPKSFKITNPQQVIDFDFSQETRKYILKSIAYDSVRRLNLTKLPCDTPEETAAFVNSLPISPETPWIMQEFIPGKEFCTHSTVRDGELRLHCCCNSSAFQINYENVENPQIRQWVQHFVKNLQLTGQISFDFIQAEDGTVYAIECNPRTHSAITMFYNHPGVADAYFGKTPLAAPVEPLASSKPTYWIYHEIWRLTGIRSGKQLQTAVNTLVRGTDAIYCLDDPIPFLTLHHWQIPLLLLKNLQQLKGWVKIDFNIGKLVELGGD
- a CDS encoding sedoheptulose 7-phosphate cyclase, coding for MNTVQASFEAKETEFHVQGYEKIDFSLIYVNGAFDIKNREIADSYGKFGRCLTVIDANVYELYGEQIRSYFRHYDIELTVFPIIITEPDKTIATFEKIVDAFSDFGLVRKEPVLVIGGGLITDVAGFACAAYRRKSNYIRIPTTLIGLIDAGVAIKVAVNHHKLKNRLGAYHAPLKVILDFSFLQTLPTVQVRNGMAELVKIAVVANSQVFELLYKYGEELLSTHFGHVNGTPEIKEIAHKVNYEAIKTMLELETPNLHEIDLDRVIAYGHTWSPTLELAPRVPLYHGHAVNIDMALSATIAAQRGYIPTQERDRILDLMSRIGLSLDHPLLDEDLLWYATQSITLTRDGKQRAAMPRPIGECFFVNDLTRQELDAALAEHKRLCATYPRGGKGVDAYIETEEAQLLGV
- a CDS encoding class I SAM-dependent methyltransferase, with protein sequence MTSVVKLPTARPITPHSILVAQLQQTLKLAKENNIPPEILDSLWQAVQLAAGLDPYLDDYTTPESSALTALAQKTSLEDWSKRFSDGETVRQLEQEMLSGHLEGQTLKMFVHMTKAKRILELGMFTGYSALAMAEALPSDGQLIACEVDPYVAQFAQACFDESVHGHKIVVEVTPALETLHKLAATKESFDLIFVDADKKEYVKYFQTILDSSLLSPDGLICVDNTLLQGQVYLPPEQRTANGEAIAQFNAVVAADPRVEQVLLPIRDGVTLIRRVA